Sequence from the Penicillium oxalicum strain HP7-1 chromosome IV, whole genome shotgun sequence genome:
TCtagttcttcttcttccttgcGCTTTTCCCGACCCTCTTCTTGCATCCGAGCTTTGGCCTGACGGCGTCGCCgggcttcctcttccagtaGGACCTGGACGGCCTTCTTGCGCCACTCCACCTTGAACTCTTCCGTGTGCAGCTCGGGCGAGTCCAATGTATACTTGTGTTCGCGGATCAATAACCGTCGAGCATCTGCAATACACTCGTCCAGATAGGTGCGCTGTTTTTCATCCAGGAGGGCTGTTTGCGCCTTCTTCAGTCGGTCAAAGGCATCAGGTGCCGCGGGGTTCTTGGTTTTGTCCGGGTGAATGAGGAGGGACTTCTTCCGGTACTGGACCTTGATGTCTTTTTCGGTCACACCGGGTTGGAGATCAAGGACGGCATATCTGTCCAAGGACGCAGGTCAGCGCTGTGACAGAGATTGGTGTCTCGAAGGGGGATTGAGCTCCACTTACGCATCGAGGGAGAAGGCCGAGCGGATGCGGTCGATCTCCGCATCCTGGGGTTGACAAGTCAGCAAAGGTCGACCGATTGGAAACCGTCAATCATGTGCCTGTAGATCAGCATCTACCTTTGTAAATTCTGTAGCTTCTCGCTCGAGCGAGTCGAATACATCCTGATCCAGCTCGTCGTCCGCCATGGAGTTAAAAGTATGCCAGTGGCTCGACGGTCTCACGCGAGCGCGGCGGAATCGCATGAAGAGATAAGCCTTTGGGCCCGCCCGCCGCGTGCTTATCGGGCTGCTGAGTCATCtccccgaaaaaaaaagttgcgGAGGGTTCATGCGAGGTTGGAAAGCATTGCGATAAAGACATCATCCCAAAAGCCACCGTCGCTACGATTCCCCCAAGACCGCCGACATGGCCCCGCCTCGGACGTCTCGTGGAAAGAGCTCCAAGCAGAAACATGATTCTGGACGGACGttgaagcgcaagcgcggcgaggatgagctcgTCTCGCTCACTCAGAAGGTGGAAGATCTGGATCTCAAGGCGGCTGTCAAAAACTTCTCCGACTTGCCTCTCTCCGATCCCACGGCGCGGGGGCTTGCCGCCTCTCATTACAAAACCCTGACCGACATTCAGTCTCGCGCAATTCCCCACGCGCTCAAGGGTCGCGACATTCTCGGTGCCGCCAAAACAGGCAGCGGCAAAACCCTGGCGTTCTTGGTCCCTGTGCTGGAGAACCTCTATCGCAAACGATGGACAGAATACGATGGATTGGGGGCCTTGATCCTTGCACCAACCCGTGAACTTGCTATCCAGATCTTCGAAGTGCTGCGCAAAGTCGGCCGATTCCACACTTTCTCTGCTGGCCTGGTGATTGGTGGAAAGAGCTTGCGTGAGGAACAGGAACGTTTGGGACGGATGAACATTTTGGTCTGCACACCGGGACGGATGCTCCAGCATCTGGATCAGACCGCTATGCTGGAGAGCCACAATCTGCAGCTgttggtgatggatgaaGCCGATCGAATTCTGGACATGGGATTCCAGAAAACGGTGGATGCCATTATCGATCACATTCCCAAGGAGCGCCAGACGATGCTGTTCAGTGCCACACAAACCAAGAAAGTGGGAGATCTCGCCCGCCTGAGCCTCCAGGATCCCGAATACGTTGCGGTCCACGAAACTGCCACCGCGGCGACCCCGGCCACCCTTCAGCAACACTACACCATCACCCCGTTGCCGTCGAAGCTCGATATTCTGTGGAGTTTTATCCGCAGCAACCTCAAATCCAAAACCATTGTATTCCTTTCATCGGGAAAGCAGGTTCGATTCGTGTACGAGTCCTTCCGCCACCTGCAGCCGGGTATCCCCTTGATGCACCTCCACGGGAAGCAAAAGCAGGGCGGTCGACTCGACATCACCACAAAATTCTCTCAGTCCCAGCATGCCGTACTCTTCGCGACAGATGTGGCGGCTCGCGGTCTCGATTTCCCCGCTGTGGACTGGGTCATCCAGGTCGACTGCCCCGAGGATTGCGATACATACATTCACCGAGTCGGCCGTACTGCTCGTTACGAACGTGTTGGTCGCGCGGTGCTGTTCTTGGATCCCAGCGAGGAAAAGGGCATGCTCAAACGGCTCGAGCAGAAGAAAGTTCCTATCGAGAAAAtcaacatcaaggccaacAAGCAGCAGAGCATCAAAAACCAATTACAAAATATGTGTTTCAAGGACCCAGAGTTGAAGTATCTGGGCCAGAAGGCCTTTATCTCTTACGTCAAATCTATTTATGTGCAGAAAGATAAGGAGATCTTTAACCTGAAAGAGCTGAAGCTGGACGACTATGCCGCCAGTCTGGGGCTTCCGGGTGCACCCCGCATCAAGTTCATCAAGGGAGACGACACAAAGGAGCGAAAGAATGCGTCCTGGAGGATGGCTCACCTCACTGATTCCGAGGCTGAATCTGGTGAAGAGGGGCAGGGccagaagagcaagaagagtgAAAAGGAAGTACGCACTCGCTACGATCGCATGTTTGAGCGACGGAACCAGGATGTGCTTGCTGGGCATTACTCCAAGCTTATCAATGATGACGGTACTATGATTGACACGGGCGCTGCTGGTGCCGCCGCGGGTGAAGACGCCGACGAGGATGCGGACTTCTTGTCGGTCAAGCGCATCTACAGTGCTGGTGATGTCGACCTGGGCAAGTCCGACTCGTCCGACTCGGATGCTTCAAgtgacgacgatgaggaggaggagaggaagactGGAGCTGATGGGGCCAAGGTCATCCAGCTGGATGACAAGAACCAGTTGGTTATCGACTCCAAGCGTCGGGAGAAGCTGCTCAaatccaagaagaagctacTCAAGttcaagggcaagggcacTCGGCTTGTGTATGATGACGAAGGCAACGCTCATGAAGTTTACGAaatggaggatgaagaaacaTTCAAGGCCCGTGGTGATGCAGACACCCAGCGTGAGCGGTTCCTGGCTGAGGAGGCCGAGCGCACGCGCCGTGCCGATCTGGAGGATAAGGAGGTTGCGCGCGAAAAACGccgtgagaagaaggagaagcggAAGGCTCGTGAGCGTGCCTTGGCTGCTGAGGGAGCAGCGGACGATGACCACGAAGAGGGTGGACTTTCCACTCACGGATTACCCTACGTTCCCTTCGAAATCCCAGGATCCGACTCTgcctccgaggccgaggaacgAACCGAATCATCTCGCCCCAGCAAGAAGCAACGGGTCTCCTTCGCATCGCCTGATTCTGACAGCGAGGACGAGTCTCGACAGAAGTCAACGAAGGGCAAGAGAAACTCTGCGGCCCAGCCACAAATTGAAACTTTGGGCGATCTTGAGGCGCTGGCCAGTGGCCTGTTGGGCTGATTGTGCATTGCATGGGATACCTTTCCCCTCTTGGCTGGCGTTTCGTTACTGGTCGCATTTACTTTCTTTCTATGCCCCAATTTCCATACTGTCGATATCTTTTCTTATGCTAGCGACACTTGACAAAAGCATGTATAATTTTTCCCCATTGTTTTCGACATCTTTTTTCGATGGATGCAATATACTTGACGTCTCGGTGTGCCCACGCTAGTTCACTCCTCCACTCGCACTAAGCAGAATAGGGCCTGAGTAGACATTTAAGCTCAAGATACAATTTTTAAGCCTCCCGATCCATGTCTGAACCCTTGAAACACAATCtcatggctttttttttctttgatttcttctcACGTGGCGTGTCTGCAATTATCTGCATCTTTTCCCACTGCGTCAGCCATCACTGACGGCAATCAAATCCATTGATCCAGACTCAGATCCAACTCGAATGGAGATTACATGCATGCCCTCGAATAAAggcgggaaaagaaagaaggcaCGTTCTGAGACGAAGAGATCATCATTTGTCGTTCTCGATCAATTTACAATCGCTGACAATTCCTGAGGCAAAGTGGAGTCGACTGAATTTTTTTCATGTCATCGCCGCGCCGGTCAGCGACTCAGAGGGAACCATCGGCGGGCCTACGCCATCCACTCATTGTGCCTGGCAAGCACGCCATCGCAGAGAAAAATACTGAACGGATATCGTCATTGCCATATGCACGAGCATTTCCCCGAGAtggattttgaatttttctcCGATACTTTCGATCACGACGACCGTTGCGCCCATCGTTTGCAACTGACGATCTGGGGAAAGTGCGGGTCAAACAATTGGCTGGCGTCACTACTGTCACATTCATTCGAACTAAGCTGAAACTAGGTGAGTGGGATCGATCAGCATTTGCGGTTGGGTGCAGTGCGAAGAGCCGTCTAGGGCCGAATGCCCTTGTGATATGCACACTCGAGGCGGCGATTTACTAATCATCTGGTCAGATCACAGCTTTGCCTTTTCGTCGCAAAGCGCTTGACACTTTCACTTTTCAACCCTCCTTTCTCGGCCTCGTGTTCACCTGTTCTGGCCTTGATCGCCTTGCTCCAACCGCTATGGCGACTCCATTTGATCCTGAGAAGCATGCGGCCGAGTCTAAGGCTCAGCATCACATCTCCGATGCGCCGTCGACTCCCTTGGTCAATGCCGACAAGCTTGCACGCCGCCTGTCGGCTCGCCAAGTGCAGATGATTGCAATTGGAGGCACCATTGGCACTGGCTTGTTCTTGGGTACTGGCAGCTCTCTTGCCAAGGGAGGCCCGGCCTCCACTCTCATTGCCTACGCGATCTGCGGCGCCATTGTCTTCATCACGATGCTCTCGCTGGGTGAGATGGCGGCCTTTATCCCCGTTGCGGGGTCCTTCTGTACTTTTGCAGGGTAAGTGTGGCAAAGACGACTGGGCCGTTTGGGGGCCAAAGACGGAGGCGTCCTCGGATCGGAGAACGTCTTCTACGATCGACTCCAATGGGACACGATGACATCTATTTCCAATGCTCGTGCGCTGACATGAAGGCGTGTGGTCAATTATCAGACGCTTTGTCGATGATGCCCTAGGTTTCGCTTTGACGTGGAATTATTGGTTCAATGATGCTGTCTCCACGGCTTCCGACATTATTGCGCTTCAGCTGCTGTTGGAATTCTGGACAGAAAATTTCCCCGGCTGGGCCATCAGCTTGATCTTTTTGGTCGTCGTGATTGCATTGAATGTGCTTTCCGTCCGTGTATACGGCGAGGTATGGACCACAATTACCCCCCCATGATTGGAATCTCTATGTGACGGGGAGTTTTTGCGTGAGCAAACAAGCTAATCTATGATTGTGGGGGCGCGGCTGTAGATCGAATACTGGCTCAGTCTTTTGAAAGTGATCACCATTGTGGTACGTAGCGCACCTCGAACCCAGGCTCTTTCTAGCTTTTGATCATGCTCATGTTGTGAATAGATCTTTATCATCCTTGGTATTGCAGTGAATTGTGGCGGCAACACTGAGCATCAATACATTGGCGGCAAAAACTGGCATATCGACGGTGCGCCCTTCGTGGGTGGCATCGGTGGATTCGCGTCAGTCTTTGTGACGGCTTCGTTTGCCTAGTAcgtctccctctctccctttttcttccttttactccttgaaaaaaaaatcttcGGCCACTAACCATGGATTCCTTCTGAAGTGGTGGCACCGAGTCGATTGCCATTACGGCCGGGGAGACCAAGGACCCGGCCAAGACTCTGCCCAAGGTGGTCCGCAACGTCTTTTGGCGGATCGTGCTATTCTACATGCTTTCCATCCTGATCGTGGGACTGAACGTGCCCTGGAATTACCCGGGTCTTTCCGAGAAGAACAGCCGCACCAGTCCCTTCACGATTGTTTTTCAGCAAGCGGGTAGTACGGTCGCTGCCAGCTTCATCAACGCCGTGATCATGACCTCGGTCATCTCCGCCGCCAACCACGCCCTCTTTGCAGGATCCCGTCTGCTGTACACCCTCGCGGTGGACGGGTATGCGCCTCGATTCTTTGGCCAGCTGAACCGCTTCCGAGTTCCCTGGATTGCCGTGCTGGCGACCTCGGCCATCAGTGGGCTGTGCTTTGGAGCGAGTTACATCGGAGCCGGCCAACTGTGGACCTGGTTGCAGAACATTGTCGGTGTGTCCAACCAGCTGTCCTGGATCTGTATCGGTCTGGCTTCTCTGCGTTTCCGGAGTGCCATCCGGGCCCAGGGTCTGGAGCATCTGCTCCCGTTCAAGAACTGGACGTATCCCTACGGGCCCATCTTTGCCGTGGGCTTGAACTCCTTCCTCGTCCTGGTGCAGGGCTGGAAATGCTTCAGTCCGCATTTCAAGGCCGTCGACTTTGTATCGTACTACATCGAGATCGCCATCATGGTTGTTATGTTCCTTGCGTGGAAGTTGATCAAGCAAACTCACTTTGTGCACAAGTCTGAAATGGACCTTCAGACGGATCGATACGATGGAggccttgatgatcatcacactgccgaggaggccatgACCTCGGAAATCAGAAAAGGATTTGTCGGCAAGGTCCAGCGTTTTGGCCAATGGTtattcttttgatttttgattttctttttgcccgCCTGCTTGTTGAGATACCACCTGGTCAACATTTCTGACTTGCCTCTTtatgtttcttttctttttttttcttttattttctcaTACCCCGCGATCATATAGGTTTCGTTCTATCATTAATGTCAAGAATAATTGGTGTTGTTTAATGTCACAATATATTGTATTTCTAGACGTGTTTCGTTTTCGAACTTGCTTATTAGCAAATTTTAAcctgttcttcttcatccggTGAAAGGGCGCAGTAGTACCTGCATCCCAACATAAGCCAAGGATCCCACCCAAGGTAATAAATACCTATCTAGGTACGTACAAAAACAAAGATCCAGAAAGTCAGTAAAAGTCCAATGGAGTCCATGGAACTCA
This genomic interval carries:
- a CDS encoding J domain-containing protein spf31; amino-acid sequence: MADDELDQDVFDSLEREATEFTKDAEIDRIRSAFSLDAYAVLDLQPGVTEKDIKVQYRKKSLLIHPDKTKNPAAPDAFDRLKKAQTALLDEKQRTYLDECIADARRLLIREHKYTLDSPELHTEEFKVEWRKKAVQVLLEEEARRRRQAKARMQEEGREKRKEEEELEARKRKRDQDKAWEDTREERIGTWRDWQKGRKTGDDKKKKKKMKVLG
- a CDS encoding ATP-dependent RNA helicase dbp4, which produces MAPPRTSRGKSSKQKHDSGRTLKRKRGEDELVSLTQKVEDLDLKAAVKNFSDLPLSDPTARGLAASHYKTLTDIQSRAIPHALKGRDILGAAKTGSGKTLAFLVPVLENLYRKRWTEYDGLGALILAPTRELAIQIFEVLRKVGRFHTFSAGLVIGGKSLREEQERLGRMNILVCTPGRMLQHLDQTAMLESHNLQLLVMDEADRILDMGFQKTVDAIIDHIPKERQTMLFSATQTKKVGDLARLSLQDPEYVAVHETATAATPATLQQHYTITPLPSKLDILWSFIRSNLKSKTIVFLSSGKQVRFVYESFRHLQPGIPLMHLHGKQKQGGRLDITTKFSQSQHAVLFATDVAARGLDFPAVDWVIQVDCPEDCDTYIHRVGRTARYERVGRAVLFLDPSEEKGMLKRLEQKKVPIEKINIKANKQQSIKNQLQNMCFKDPELKYLGQKAFISYVKSIYVQKDKEIFNLKELKLDDYAASLGLPGAPRIKFIKGDDTKERKNASWRMAHLTDSEAESGEEGQGQKSKKSEKEVRTRYDRMFERRNQDVLAGHYSKLINDDGTMIDTGAAGAAAGEDADEDADFLSVKRIYSAGDVDLGKSDSSDSDASSDDDEEEERKTGADGAKVIQLDDKNQLVIDSKRREKLLKSKKKLLKFKGKGTRLVYDDEGNAHEVYEMEDEETFKARGDADTQRERFLAEEAERTRRADLEDKEVAREKRREKKEKRKARERALAAEGAADDDHEEGGLSTHGLPYVPFEIPGSDSASEAEERTESSRPSKKQRVSFASPDSDSEDESRQKSTKGKRNSAAQPQIETLGDLEALASGLLG
- a CDS encoding putative amino-acid permease; translation: MATPFDPEKHAAESKAQHHISDAPSTPLVNADKLARRLSARQVQMIAIGGTIGTGLFLGTGSSLAKGGPASTLIAYAICGAIVFITMLSLGEMAAFIPVAGSFCTFAGRFVDDALGFALTWNYWFNDAVSTASDIIALQLLLEFWTENFPGWAISLIFLVVVIALNVLSVRVYGEIEYWLSLLKVITIVIFIILGIAVNCGGNTEHQYIGGKNWHIDGAPFVGGIGGFASVFVTASFAYGGTESIAITAGETKDPAKTLPKVVRNVFWRIVLFYMLSILIVGLNVPWNYPGLSEKNSRTSPFTIVFQQAGSTVAASFINAVIMTSVISAANHALFAGSRLLYTLAVDGYAPRFFGQLNRFRVPWIAVLATSAISGLCFGASYIGAGQLWTWLQNIVGVSNQLSWICIGLASLRFRSAIRAQGLEHLLPFKNWTYPYGPIFAVGLNSFLVLVQGWKCFSPHFKAVDFVSYYIEIAIMVVMFLAWKLIKQTHFVHKSEMDLQTDRYDGGLDDHHTAEEAMTSEIRKGFVGKVQRFGQWLFF